In a genomic window of Thermoproteus tenax Kra 1:
- a CDS encoding CDGSH iron-sulfur domain-containing protein — MVKVAVRSIEDGPNEVLIDGKPFVHLCRCGASSKKPYCDGSHRKVGFKAPEVYLELIK, encoded by the coding sequence ATGGTGAAAGTCGCTGTGCGCTCAATAGAGGACGGCCCAAACGAGGTTCTCATTGACGGCAAACCTTTCGTCCATCTATGTCGTTGCGGCGCCTCGTCGAAAAAGCCCTACTGTGATGGGTCGCATAGGAAGGTCGGATTCAAGGCGCCTGAAGTTTATTTAGAGTTAATAAAATAG